The DNA window TTCTTCGTCCGTTCGGTTGTTGCGGTAGCGGCTCCCCCGCTCGCCATCATCAATGCCGTCGGCGCGATCGTCGCGACGGCCCTCTTTTCGAACAATCTCGCGATCACCGTCGCCATCGATACCGTGGCCGTCCTGCTCGCCGGCTACAGCCTCGCCAACACGCGTGAGACGCTTGCCCACGGGCGCCGCCGGCTCGCGCTGGAGTGGCAGGCGAGAAAGGCGCTGAACTTCGTCGACGAGTTCGAAAACACCGGACGCGGATGGTTTTGGGAGACCGACTCCTTCGGGACATTGTCCTACGTCTCGCGCCAGCTCGCCGAGGATTTTCACTGCGAACCAAGCGCACTTCTTGGGCGCCAGTTCACCGACCTAGTCTCAGTCGACCAAGGCTCGGCTTCGACCGAAGAAAGCAAGACTCTCGGCTTCCACCTCTCGGCACGCTTCCCATTTGCCGATGTCGTCGTCCGCCCGGCCAGCCAGGAAGACGTGCATTGGTCGCTGTCCGGAAACCCGATCTTCGACGAACGCGGCCGCTTCCTGGGTTTCCGCGGTATCGGCACCGACCTCACGGAACAGCGTAAGTCCGAGCGCGAGATTTCGCGCCTGGCCCGCTTCGACTCGCTCACCGCGCTGCCGAACCGGGCGATGATGCGCCAAACGGTCGAGGAAGCGCTCCGCAATTCGGCTCGCCGGCAGAAGGGCTGCGCGCTCTTCATGATCGACCTCGACCGCTTCAAGAACGTGAACGACACGCTCGGCCATCCGATCGGCGATGCTTTGCTTCGCCAGGTCGCGGAGCGGCTGAAGTCGGTGATGGGCAATAACGGCCAGGTGGGCCGCCTCGGCGGCGACGAGTTCCAGGCTGTCCTGCCGGGTACCGTCGACGTCGGCCTGCTCGAATCGCTCGCTCGCACCCTCATCGAGCAGGTGTCGCGTCCTTATTCGATCGAGGGTCACAAGGTGACGATCGGCGCATCCGTGGGCATCGCGATCGGCGACCCGGGACGCTCAAGCGCAGACGCCATGGTGCGCAACGCCGACCTCGCGCTCTACGCCGCCAAGGGAGCAGGCCGCGGCAAGCACTGCTTCTACGAACCGGCGATGCACAGCGAAGCCGCCGAACGCCAGCTGCTCGAAAACGATCTCCGCCAGGCAATCGACCGTGGCGAGCTCAGCGTCCATTACCAGCCGGTCGTGCGGGCCGCCGGCGAAGAGATCTCCGGCTTCGAAGCGCTCGCGCGCTGGCAGCACCCGACACGCGGCGCGATTTCGCCAGCTAAGTTCGTGCCGCTTGCCGAAGAGGCCGGCCTCATCGGACGCATCGGCGAATGGGTGCTGCGGACCGCTCTAGAGGAGGCAGCGCGCTGGCCGAGCCATGTCCGCGTTGCCGTCAACCTGTCGCCGCTGCAGTTCAACGACCCTGCCGTGGTCGACATGATCGCGAAGCATCTCGCGGAGTCAGGTGTCGCTGCCGACCGCCTGGAGCTTGAGATCACT is part of the Sphingomicrobium sp. genome and encodes:
- a CDS encoding EAL domain-containing protein, whose translation is MFGKAQEFDALAAPRAPISDALLFDIRDHQLSAELTLAERRVETWSFAPWLLLAAHVVIACTLFLHPETGGSGPAVLLPFAGSILLDIAAGVVLVGWRRVQMAPHTVARLMCGYLAGIGALWAFWSLALASGQATDPSLPVLAVATGFFVRSVVAVAAPPLAIINAVGAIVATALFSNNLAITVAIDTVAVLLAGYSLANTRETLAHGRRRLALEWQARKALNFVDEFENTGRGWFWETDSFGTLSYVSRQLAEDFHCEPSALLGRQFTDLVSVDQGSASTEESKTLGFHLSARFPFADVVVRPASQEDVHWSLSGNPIFDERGRFLGFRGIGTDLTEQRKSEREISRLARFDSLTALPNRAMMRQTVEEALRNSARRQKGCALFMIDLDRFKNVNDTLGHPIGDALLRQVAERLKSVMGNNGQVGRLGGDEFQAVLPGTVDVGLLESLARTLIEQVSRPYSIEGHKVTIGASVGIAIGDPGRSSADAMVRNADLALYAAKGAGRGKHCFYEPAMHSEAAERQLLENDLRQAIDRGELSVHYQPVVRAAGEEISGFEALARWQHPTRGAISPAKFVPLAEEAGLIGRIGEWVLRTALEEAARWPSHVRVAVNLSPLQFNDPAVVDMIAKHLAESGVAADRLELEITEGVFLAEGDTTDDTFARLKKLGVRLALDDFGTGYSSLGYLKKAPFDKIKIDQSFVRGAASATNRNAAIIRAIVTLAETLGMDTCAEGVETHDDLQLIRELGVSMVQGYIFGKPTEAATARELANSATVEADGFACSREPRHRLMRRAVTCIDGLTVEVKLRNISSMGALVETPAAVAPGTELAIDIVGVGPVRGVVRWSQAGKFGVQFGQQFDLARLAPKKEKRSEVTMLRPWYVDQQREAS